The DNA sequence GCGTGTTCTACACAGACGCCATCAACACCGTGATCAACATAATGATGCTGTACACGGTGAACGTGGTGGTGGCGTCGGGACAGTCGGAGGAGGGAGGGGAACGTACGGCGCTGCTTGTGATGTTCGTCGCAATCTCGTTCGCGGTCGTCGGGGGATTCGTCTGGGGGCAGCTGGTGGACCGTCGCGGCCCCAAGCGGACGCTCGATTACGTGCTGTGGCTGTGGGTGGCGACGTTCGCGATGGCGGCCGCCGTCGGACTGCTCGGGCTCCCATGGCAGACGCTGTTCGTGGTGGCGTCAATGGCCGGCGTGTCGCTGGGGGGCATCTGGAGTGCCGACCGGCCGCTGATGCTGCGGCTGACCCCGCCGGACCGCATCGGTGAGTTTTACGGACTTTACGGGATGGTCGGGCGGTTCAGTGCAATCATCGGCCCGATGATCTGGGCGTTCGTGGCGTGGCTCTGCATCGGCCAGCTCGGAATGACGCCGATCCGCGGGCAGGGCATCGGCGTGCTCGTGCTGCTCGGCTTCATCTTCGTCGCGCGCGCGATCCTCGGCCCCGTGCGCGACGACCTGCGTCCCGGCGCGCGCGGCGCACCCTGAGGTGCGCCGCGCCACGCCGCATCAGGGCGTGAAGATCGTATAGCCCTGCGCGGAGAGGATCACGTGCGCGCTGGTCGCCGTGGTCGCGACCTGCACGAACGGCAGCAACTGGTCGCGGGGCACATTGCGATTCACCAGTGCGTGCCCGCAGACAATGACCTGCACCCCGGCCTCGTGGAGGGCCGTGAGCAGCGCGATGCTGCCGTTGTCGGCGCCGGTGCGTGCCTTGTACGCCGCATTGTTGAGCAGCGAGGGCGTCGCGGTGCCGTGCACGATGACGGCCATCTTGATGTTGCTGCGCGGGACGCCGTTGGTCTCGAGTTGGCGGAGCAGGTTCGGCGGGCTGCGGAATCCCGCGGCGATGCCGCCAGGCTCGGCCGGCGCCTCCGTGACGTGCCAGGCCATTCGGTAGGTCAGGTTGGCTGGCGCGCGGAACGACGGGTTCATCTCCGTCGGCGTGCCGCCGATCTCGCGCAGGAGGGCTTCGCCCGTCTGCGCGGCAAGCGGTGCGGACGCGAGGGCGACGGACACGAACAGGACGCCGAGACGGAAGGCGCGAGGCATCGGTGAGGCTCCGGTGAGGGGTCTGGCGGAAGATACAGCGGCAGCCTGTGCCACGCCTGTGACAGTCCATGCCCTTGCCGACACCTCGGGTCCGTGTGAGCATCAGGCATGCAACGTCGCGACTTCCTGGTCGATGTCGTCCGCCTGAGCGCGCTCTGCGCCGGCCTCCCCAACGAGTGGCGCCTCACGTGGCGACCGCAGTACGCGGACAATCCCTTTGCGCTTGGCGTGGCCAGCGGCGATCCGTGGTCCGCAGGCGCGGTGCTGTGGACGCGCGTGGCGCCGCGGCCCCTGGAGCCGCATGGCGGCATGCCGGGCAACCGGCCCGTCGTCGTGTGGGAGGTCGCCGAGGACGAGGCGTTCACGAAGATCGTGAAGCAGGGCAGGTACACCGCGGCGCCGGAACTCTCGTACAGCGTGCATGTCGAAGTGGACGGCCTGCAGCCCGATCGCTGGTACTTCTACCGCTTCCAATCGGGTGAAGCGAAGTCCGCGA is a window from the Pseudogemmatithrix spongiicola genome containing:
- a CDS encoding DsrE family protein, which encodes MPRAFRLGVLFVSVALASAPLAAQTGEALLREIGGTPTEMNPSFRAPANLTYRMAWHVTEAPAEPGGIAAGFRSPPNLLRQLETNGVPRSNIKMAVIVHGTATPSLLNNAAYKARTGADNGSIALLTALHEAGVQVIVCGHALVNRNVPRDQLLPFVQVATTATSAHVILSAQGYTIFTP